One Desulfobulbus propionicus DSM 2032 DNA segment encodes these proteins:
- the mltA gene encoding murein transglycosylase A has translation MARALVGVIAILLIGWATRNASAAAPPPLFIDDLELHGLEPALDKSLAHLRILPAATRFRVADTTIPVGRLIDSIHRLRTLIQANPDPEKLHRQILEHFTVWTVHGRPDDESLSARRMLITGYYQPVFAGSLSRHPPYLYPLYREPDDLLVREQAGQRNVLGRKENGRIVPYWSRREIEQANLLRGMEMVWLKDPFDAFMLHVQGSGIIRLVDGSLRGVHYARSNGREYRSIGKYLVDTGRMRLADVTMDSIRSYIDQHPDERDLILRQNDSFIFFHWREPGPALGSLNQVLTAGRSVAADQQWYPPGSLLFLDSRRPIMKEGGAVGWQRMRRFVTVQDTGSALKGPRRIDVFWGTGEQAGWEAGQMKEEGVAYLLLLKEGGAP, from the coding sequence GTGGCGCGCGCTCTGGTGGGGGTCATCGCCATTCTGCTCATTGGTTGGGCTACTCGGAACGCATCGGCGGCCGCACCGCCTCCCCTTTTTATCGATGATCTCGAACTGCATGGGCTCGAGCCGGCCTTGGACAAAAGCCTGGCTCACTTGCGCATCCTGCCTGCGGCCACCCGGTTCAGGGTGGCCGATACGACGATACCGGTAGGGCGTCTGATCGATTCGATCCACCGTCTTCGCACCCTGATCCAGGCCAATCCAGATCCTGAAAAGTTACACCGCCAGATCCTTGAGCACTTCACGGTCTGGACTGTCCATGGCCGGCCTGACGACGAGTCCCTTTCGGCACGGCGGATGCTGATCACCGGTTATTATCAGCCGGTTTTCGCCGGAAGCCTCTCTAGGCACCCCCCCTATCTGTATCCACTCTACCGCGAACCCGATGACCTTCTGGTCCGGGAACAGGCGGGGCAAAGGAACGTCCTTGGGCGAAAGGAAAACGGGCGGATTGTCCCCTATTGGAGTCGGCGGGAGATCGAACAGGCAAACCTGCTGCGGGGGATGGAAATGGTGTGGCTCAAGGACCCGTTTGACGCCTTTATGCTCCATGTCCAAGGCTCGGGGATCATCCGCCTGGTCGACGGCTCCCTGCGAGGCGTCCATTATGCCCGCAGCAATGGCCGCGAGTACCGCAGCATCGGTAAATATCTGGTCGATACCGGCCGGATGCGGCTGGCCGATGTCACCATGGACAGCATCCGGAGCTATATCGACCAGCACCCGGATGAACGGGATCTGATTCTGCGACAAAACGATTCCTTTATTTTTTTTCACTGGAGAGAGCCAGGACCGGCGCTCGGCAGCCTCAATCAGGTGCTGACCGCCGGACGCTCGGTGGCTGCCGATCAACAGTGGTATCCTCCCGGATCGCTCCTGTTCCTGGACAGCCGCCGGCCGATCATGAAAGAGGGCGGAGCGGTCGGATGGCAGAGAATGCGCCGCTTTGTCACCGTGCAAGATACGGGCTCCGCGCTCAAGGGACCGAGGCGGATCGATGTGTTCTGGGGGACCGGCGAGCAAGCGGGGTGGGAAGCGGGGCAGATGAAGGAGGAAGGGGTCGCCTATCTGTTGCTGCTCAAGGAGGGGGGCGCTCCCTAA
- a CDS encoding response regulator, with the protein MEKEMEAKVLLVDDEQDFLETLSSRLEMRGLKVSAVTSGEQAVTEAKQQDYDAIIVDLAMPGIDGLETLKRIKADNPNAEIIMLTGQASVQSGVEAMKLGAGDFLQKPVELSELMDKIGEAKSKKMLVLQKQSQEELRKIIKSKSW; encoded by the coding sequence ATGGAAAAGGAAATGGAGGCCAAGGTTCTGCTGGTGGACGACGAGCAGGATTTTCTTGAAACGCTGTCCAGCCGCCTGGAGATGCGGGGCCTCAAGGTCAGCGCCGTGACCAGCGGCGAGCAGGCGGTGACCGAGGCCAAGCAGCAGGACTACGACGCCATCATCGTCGATCTGGCCATGCCCGGCATTGACGGCCTGGAAACCCTCAAGCGGATCAAGGCCGACAATCCCAACGCCGAGATCATCATGCTCACCGGCCAGGCCTCGGTGCAAAGCGGGGTGGAGGCGATGAAGCTCGGAGCCGGCGATTTCCTCCAGAAACCGGTGGAGCTGAGCGAGCTGATGGACAAGATCGGCGAGGCCAAGAGCAAGAAAATGCTGGTGCTGCAGAAGCAGTCGCAGGAAGAGCTGCGCAAGATCATCAAGTCCAAGAGCTGGTAA
- a CDS encoding CBS domain-containing protein, which yields MSNPMPVVKDLIIPLDVFPHLSSEASVHEAVAQLFSHTVNGSGKLLYDELLVVNSQNQYVGRLTIRGILTCYFPTLFDGGQKPIFAGKQEKFTDLAILLEDSFQTECKRQGALPVSQYMVPPLKSIKADMHPLHAAEIMMTENQNCLPVVDGGQLIGVVRLIDLFRTLASSCSL from the coding sequence ATGAGCAATCCAATGCCCGTCGTCAAAGACCTGATCATTCCGCTGGATGTTTTTCCTCATCTGAGCAGCGAGGCCTCGGTGCACGAAGCCGTGGCCCAGCTCTTTTCCCACACTGTCAACGGTTCCGGCAAGCTGCTGTATGACGAGTTGCTGGTGGTCAACAGCCAGAACCAATACGTCGGCCGCCTGACCATCCGGGGGATTCTCACCTGTTATTTCCCGACCCTGTTCGACGGCGGCCAGAAGCCGATCTTCGCCGGCAAACAGGAGAAGTTCACCGACCTGGCCATCTTGCTCGAGGACAGCTTCCAGACCGAGTGCAAGCGCCAGGGAGCGTTGCCGGTCAGCCAGTACATGGTGCCGCCGCTCAAGTCGATCAAGGCCGACATGCATCCCCTGCACGCCGCCGAGATCATGATGACCGAAAACCAGAACTGTCTGCCGGTGGTCGACGGCGGCCAACTGATCGGTGTTGTCCGCCTGATCGACCTGTTCCGGACCCTGGCCTCCAGCTGCTCGCTGTAA
- a CDS encoding SLC13 family permease gives MSATVQELPDTKTPFDWKRVVFILGGLALFALIYYSPAWPDAVDPKGEHFALSKEAKGALAVFAVAATWWIFEVVPIGVTSLLIGTLQALFLIRKPVVAFKDFMDPSVLFIFGSVVIGMVFTKTGLTRRIAYKMLSIIGEKTSMIMLGCFLMTALLTHVMAHTAVAATMFPLLMAIYSLYTTETKPTNFGKAMFIGMAYVAGAGSIITLLGAARGAVALAFYKDMMHVDISFGTLSYYMFPLGWLMVFLLWGFFMIFCKPEKERIVGLKEKASRMYRELGSITRNEILAATIILLAVLIIALKSFVPALDKLDKTGILLCSTIAFFVFNILKIDDLEDIPWNIILLFAGAMSIGFCLWETGAAKWLAVNWLVLFQQAPAVVFIMGMAFFVLIMTNFIMNVAAIAISLPVALVIAPYLGVAGEVILFSALATAGMPFLLLIGAAPNAIAYNSKQFTTGEFLKFGILASVLLMVVLWVFVAFVWPMMGMEVFVPKVQ, from the coding sequence ATGTCTGCAACCGTACAAGAACTTCCTGACACCAAAACGCCCTTTGACTGGAAGCGCGTGGTCTTCATCCTTGGCGGCCTCGCCCTCTTTGCCCTGATCTATTATTCGCCGGCCTGGCCGGACGCCGTCGATCCCAAAGGCGAACATTTTGCCCTGTCCAAGGAGGCCAAGGGCGCGCTGGCGGTGTTTGCCGTGGCCGCCACCTGGTGGATCTTCGAGGTGGTGCCGATCGGCGTCACCAGTTTGTTGATTGGAACCCTCCAAGCCTTGTTCCTCATCCGCAAACCGGTGGTGGCCTTCAAGGACTTCATGGACCCGTCGGTGCTTTTTATCTTCGGCTCGGTGGTCATCGGCATGGTGTTCACCAAGACCGGGCTGACCCGGCGAATCGCCTACAAGATGCTCTCCATCATCGGCGAGAAAACCTCGATGATCATGCTCGGCTGCTTCCTCATGACCGCCCTGCTGACCCACGTCATGGCCCATACCGCGGTGGCCGCGACCATGTTTCCGCTGCTGATGGCCATCTATTCCCTCTACACCACCGAAACCAAGCCGACCAATTTCGGCAAGGCGATGTTCATCGGCATGGCCTACGTGGCCGGCGCCGGTTCGATCATCACCCTCTTGGGCGCGGCCCGCGGCGCCGTGGCCCTGGCCTTTTACAAGGACATGATGCATGTGGACATCAGTTTCGGCACCTTGAGCTACTACATGTTTCCCCTGGGCTGGCTGATGGTCTTCCTCCTGTGGGGATTCTTCATGATTTTCTGCAAGCCGGAGAAGGAGCGCATTGTCGGTCTCAAGGAAAAGGCCAGCCGCATGTACCGGGAACTGGGCTCGATCACCCGCAACGAGATCCTGGCCGCGACCATCATTCTGCTGGCCGTGCTGATCATCGCCCTGAAGAGCTTTGTCCCTGCGCTCGACAAATTGGACAAGACCGGCATCCTGCTCTGCTCGACCATCGCCTTCTTTGTCTTCAATATCCTCAAGATCGACGACCTGGAAGACATCCCCTGGAACATCATCCTCCTGTTCGCCGGCGCCATGTCGATCGGCTTCTGCTTGTGGGAAACCGGCGCGGCCAAATGGCTGGCGGTCAACTGGCTGGTCCTGTTCCAGCAGGCTCCGGCCGTGGTCTTCATCATGGGCATGGCCTTCTTTGTCCTCATCATGACCAACTTCATCATGAACGTGGCGGCGATTGCCATCAGCCTGCCGGTGGCCTTGGTCATCGCCCCTTATCTGGGCGTGGCCGGCGAGGTCATCCTGTTCTCGGCCCTGGCCACCGCCGGTATGCCTTTCCTGCTGCTGATCGGCGCGGCGCCCAACGCCATCGCCTACAACTCCAAGCAATTCACCACCGGCGAGTTCCTTAAGTTCGGTATACTCGCCAGCGTTCTGCTGATGGTGGTGCTGTGGGTCTTCGTCGCCTTTGTCTGGCCGATGATGGGCATGGAAGTCTTTGTTCCCAAGGTGCAATAG
- the nhaD gene encoding sodium:proton antiporter NhaD — MSTALVSIFVMAYAAIALEHPLKVNKSASALLAAGLLWTIYALAGGDFHAAVHNLHESVASTAQIVFFLMGAMTIVEVVDAHNGFYVITSRIKTNSLSALLWLVGFVTFFLSSILDNLTTTIVMISLMKKLLDRHEDRLFFAGIIVIAANAGGAWSPIGDVTTTMLWIGGQITTLEIMKGVLLPSLSCLVIPLLITSWVLRGREVVAACAIERRAGYETTPFEQNFMFCMGMGTLIAVPIFKSITHLPPFMGILFGLGILWLVGELLHRGKEDDEFKEHLSLVAALKRIDMSCIVFFIGILLAVATLEHTHILGNLAAWLTQTVGNEAIIVTLIGLASAVVDNVPLVAASMGMYDMATYPTDSFLWEFMAYCAGTGGSILIIGSAAGVAAMGLEKIHFFWYARKIGFLAAIGYFSGIVVYIAQYKLFH; from the coding sequence ATGTCAACCGCCCTGGTTTCCATCTTTGTCATGGCCTACGCGGCCATAGCCCTGGAGCACCCGCTCAAGGTCAACAAGTCGGCCTCGGCCCTGCTGGCCGCCGGCCTGCTCTGGACCATCTACGCCCTGGCCGGCGGCGACTTCCATGCGGCCGTGCACAATCTGCATGAATCGGTCGCCTCCACCGCCCAGATCGTCTTCTTTCTCATGGGCGCCATGACCATCGTCGAGGTGGTCGACGCCCACAATGGTTTTTACGTCATCACCAGCCGGATCAAAACCAACAGTCTCAGCGCCCTCTTGTGGCTGGTCGGTTTTGTCACTTTCTTCCTCAGCTCGATTCTCGACAATCTGACCACCACCATCGTCATGATCTCGCTGATGAAGAAACTGCTCGACCGTCACGAGGACCGGCTGTTCTTTGCCGGCATCATTGTCATCGCCGCCAACGCCGGCGGCGCCTGGAGCCCGATTGGCGACGTGACCACCACCATGCTGTGGATCGGCGGCCAGATCACCACCTTGGAGATCATGAAGGGCGTGCTCCTGCCCTCCTTGTCTTGTCTGGTCATCCCGCTGTTGATCACCAGTTGGGTCCTGCGCGGCCGCGAGGTGGTGGCCGCCTGCGCCATCGAGCGGCGGGCCGGCTACGAGACCACCCCCTTTGAGCAGAATTTCATGTTCTGCATGGGCATGGGGACCTTGATCGCGGTGCCGATCTTCAAGAGCATCACCCATCTGCCGCCGTTCATGGGCATCCTTTTTGGCCTGGGCATCCTCTGGCTGGTCGGCGAGCTCCTCCACCGCGGCAAGGAGGACGATGAGTTCAAGGAACACCTCAGCCTGGTGGCCGCGCTCAAGCGCATCGACATGAGCTGCATCGTCTTTTTCATCGGCATTCTCCTGGCGGTGGCCACCCTGGAGCATACCCACATCCTGGGCAATCTGGCCGCCTGGCTGACCCAGACCGTGGGCAACGAGGCAATCATCGTCACCCTGATCGGCCTGGCCTCCGCTGTGGTCGACAACGTGCCGCTGGTGGCCGCCTCCATGGGCATGTACGACATGGCCACTTATCCGACCGACAGTTTCCTGTGGGAGTTCATGGCCTACTGCGCCGGGACCGGCGGCTCCATCCTGATTATCGGTTCCGCCGCCGGCGTGGCCGCCATGGGCTTGGAGAAGATCCATTTCTTCTGGTATGCCCGCAAGATAGGCTTCCTGGCCGCGATTGGCTATTTCTCCGGCATTGTTGTTTATATTGCGCAGTACAAGCTTTTCCACTAA
- a CDS encoding NifB/NifX family molybdenum-iron cluster-binding protein — protein MKILITVQDNNVAPRFDQATEVIIAEHDGQKLMAEPRTIILPHKSADELSDLIIKEGVQCVICGGIEETFYRFFNWKKITVIDGVIGSHGEAMQMAFVGSLRPGQILPSAKKST, from the coding sequence ATGAAGATTCTTATTACCGTGCAGGACAACAACGTCGCCCCCCGGTTCGACCAGGCCACCGAGGTGATCATCGCCGAACATGACGGCCAGAAGCTGATGGCCGAGCCGCGAACGATCATCCTGCCCCACAAGAGTGCCGATGAATTGAGCGACCTGATCATCAAGGAGGGGGTGCAGTGCGTGATCTGCGGCGGTATCGAGGAGACTTTTTACCGTTTCTTCAACTGGAAAAAGATCACCGTGATCGACGGCGTCATCGGTTCCCATGGCGAGGCGATGCAGATGGCCTTTGTCGGCAGTCTGCGGCCGGGCCAGATCCTGCCCTCGGCGAAAAAAAGCACCTGA
- a CDS encoding cupin domain-containing protein, translating to MRKIDLDGTREFNPLGMKAIVLHDSEYFKILNFNLKAGALFPIHSHDLDGQLSILVIEGEGLFLADNEVTMPAKTGGMLIAEIREPHGVKATTDMRIVVTIAPPI from the coding sequence ATGAGAAAGATTGACCTGGATGGTACACGAGAATTCAATCCGCTGGGCATGAAGGCCATCGTGTTGCACGATTCGGAATATTTCAAAATCCTCAACTTCAACCTCAAGGCCGGGGCCTTGTTTCCTATTCATTCCCACGATTTGGATGGCCAGCTGTCCATTCTGGTGATCGAGGGAGAGGGACTGTTCCTGGCCGACAACGAGGTGACCATGCCCGCCAAGACCGGAGGCATGCTGATTGCCGAGATCCGCGAACCGCATGGGGTCAAGGCGACCACCGACATGCGTATCGTGGTGACCATCGCCCCGCCGATCTGA
- a CDS encoding vWA domain-containing protein codes for MKTTSVIVLLVLALLAGCSAPSSESGRNKEQRATGDLAQGERHPLVDGEAASQLQPPPAPAGPIVGGSGTMKTTGLVKRAAVSEAMPIGKPAWNRESYNAIQENGFINAARDPLSTFSIDVDTASYTNVRRFIQGGHLPPVGAVRIEEMINYFTYAYPRPIGKAPFALGAEVGPSPFHRDYLLARIGLAAKDLAKEHLPPSNLVFLIDVSGSMQDGNKLPLLKQALPLVVRQLGARDRVALVVYAGADSVVLPPTPGDRQQEILAALDQLQAGGSTHASSGIRTAYELARKSFIKGGNNRVILASDGDFNVGVTSRDELTRLIEEERKDGIYLTVLGLGMGNYHDDTMEVLADKGNGNYAYIDSLLEAKKVLVKEMSGTLFALANDVKIQVEFNPARVGAYRLIGYENRALADEDFRDDTKDAGEVGVGHRVTALYELIPAGHASIPQLDPLKYQRNAAAPAHSGEWMTVKLRFKPQGEPHSTQMHLAVGETTTKPSTDFRFASAVAGYGMLLTRSEHLGEFTWQRCLELARSGRGADEEGYRAEFFRLVEASELLAKQQAPELDDNKKPLPPPTIR; via the coding sequence ATGAAAACCACATCGGTCATTGTCCTTTTGGTACTGGCCCTGCTGGCCGGTTGCTCCGCGCCGTCGTCGGAAAGCGGCAGGAACAAAGAGCAGCGTGCAACCGGCGACCTGGCGCAAGGCGAGCGGCACCCCCTGGTTGACGGCGAGGCCGCCAGTCAGCTTCAGCCGCCGCCGGCTCCGGCCGGTCCGATCGTGGGCGGCAGCGGCACGATGAAGACCACCGGCCTGGTCAAGCGCGCGGCCGTTTCCGAAGCCATGCCCATCGGCAAGCCGGCCTGGAATCGCGAATCCTACAATGCCATCCAGGAGAACGGCTTCATCAATGCCGCCCGCGACCCGCTCTCCACCTTCAGCATCGATGTCGATACCGCCAGCTATACCAATGTCCGCCGCTTCATTCAAGGGGGGCATCTGCCACCGGTGGGCGCGGTGCGCATCGAGGAGATGATCAACTATTTCACCTATGCGTATCCCCGGCCAATCGGCAAGGCCCCTTTTGCCCTCGGTGCCGAGGTCGGCCCCAGTCCCTTTCACCGGGACTATCTCCTGGCCCGCATCGGCCTCGCCGCCAAGGATCTGGCCAAGGAACACCTGCCACCGTCGAATCTGGTGTTCCTGATCGATGTCTCCGGTTCGATGCAGGATGGCAACAAGCTGCCGCTGTTGAAGCAGGCCCTGCCACTGGTGGTCCGGCAGCTGGGGGCGCGTGATCGGGTGGCCCTGGTGGTCTACGCCGGGGCCGACAGTGTGGTCCTGCCGCCCACCCCTGGCGACCGTCAGCAGGAGATCCTCGCCGCGCTCGACCAGCTCCAGGCCGGCGGTTCGACCCACGCCTCCAGCGGCATCCGCACCGCCTATGAACTGGCACGCAAGTCGTTCATCAAGGGCGGCAACAACCGGGTGATTCTCGCTTCCGACGGCGATTTCAACGTCGGCGTCACCAGCCGCGACGAACTCACCCGGCTGATCGAAGAGGAGCGCAAGGACGGCATCTATCTGACCGTGCTCGGTCTGGGCATGGGCAATTACCACGACGACACCATGGAGGTGCTGGCCGACAAGGGTAACGGCAACTACGCCTACATCGACAGCCTGCTGGAAGCCAAGAAGGTGCTGGTCAAGGAGATGAGCGGCACGTTGTTCGCGCTGGCGAACGATGTCAAGATCCAAGTGGAATTCAACCCGGCGCGGGTGGGGGCCTATCGGCTGATCGGCTACGAGAACCGGGCCTTGGCCGACGAGGATTTTCGCGACGATACCAAGGATGCCGGCGAGGTCGGCGTCGGCCATCGGGTGACCGCCCTTTACGAGCTGATCCCGGCCGGGCATGCATCGATTCCCCAGCTCGACCCGCTCAAGTACCAGCGCAATGCCGCCGCTCCTGCCCATTCCGGCGAGTGGATGACCGTCAAGCTGCGCTTCAAGCCCCAAGGCGAACCCCATTCCACCCAGATGCATCTGGCGGTGGGGGAAACGACCACAAAACCGTCAACGGACTTTCGTTTCGCTTCGGCCGTGGCCGGGTACGGCATGCTGCTGACCCGTTCCGAGCATCTGGGCGAGTTCACCTGGCAGCGGTGTCTGGAATTGGCCCGTTCTGGTCGAGGTGCGGACGAGGAGGGCTATCGGGCCGAATTTTTCCGTTTGGTGGAGGCCAGCGAGTTGCTGGCCAAACAGCAGGCACCTGAGCTAGACGACAACAAGAAACCGCTGCCCCCGCCAACAATCAGGTAA
- a CDS encoding alpha/beta fold hydrolase translates to MTANAANVFFLHGLDSSIQGTKARWFRDHFPQVGMQDYQGDLGQRLAQLETQLAGRDRLILVGSSFGGLMAACFAQRYPERCRRLVLLAPALNFGDYRPPSTPLTVPAVLVMGDQDNVCPPALVLPQARATFSDLTVWLEHDDHMLHRTFPALDWAALLT, encoded by the coding sequence ATGACTGCGAACGCTGCCAACGTTTTTTTCCTCCACGGCCTCGACTCGTCCATCCAAGGAACCAAGGCGCGGTGGTTCCGCGACCATTTTCCCCAAGTGGGCATGCAGGACTACCAAGGCGATCTGGGCCAACGGCTGGCGCAACTGGAAACCCAGCTGGCCGGGCGTGATCGGCTCATTCTGGTGGGGTCGAGCTTTGGCGGCCTGATGGCCGCCTGTTTTGCCCAGCGCTATCCCGAGCGTTGCCGACGGCTGGTGCTGCTGGCCCCGGCCCTCAATTTCGGCGACTACCGGCCGCCTTCCACCCCGCTGACCGTGCCAGCCGTGCTGGTCATGGGCGACCAAGACAACGTCTGTCCACCCGCCCTGGTGCTGCCCCAGGCTCGGGCCACCTTCAGCGATCTGACCGTGTGGCTGGAACATGATGACCACATGCTCCACCGCACCTTCCCCGCCCTCGATTGGGCCGCCCTGCTTACCTGA